The Terracoccus luteus genome includes a region encoding these proteins:
- the trxB gene encoding thioredoxin-disulfide reductase → MSDVRNVIIIGSGPAGYTAATYAARANLHPLVFEGAVTAGGALMNTTEVENYPGFKDGIMGPDLMDGMRAQAERFGAELVTDDVTAVDLSGAVKTVTDGSGTVHRAHAVVLAMGSAYRELGLPREKELSGHGVSWCATCDGFFFRDQDIAVVGGGDSAVEEATFLTKFARSVTIVHRRGELRASKIMAERAHSNDKIRFAWNSEVAEIHGEGKLSGVTLRDTVTGETRELAVTGLFVAIGHDPRNELLTAEAATGPDAGGLVELDDAGYVLVQGRSTRTNVPGVFACGDLVDHTYRQAITAAGSGCSAALDAEHYLAALADTATPEAAQQEATEIDEADPVETPAEGSLPTEPVGARA, encoded by the coding sequence ATGTCGGACGTCCGCAACGTCATCATCATCGGTTCGGGCCCGGCGGGCTACACCGCCGCCACGTACGCCGCGCGCGCCAACCTGCACCCGCTCGTGTTCGAGGGTGCGGTCACGGCCGGCGGCGCGCTGATGAACACGACCGAGGTCGAGAACTACCCCGGCTTCAAGGACGGGATCATGGGCCCCGACCTCATGGACGGCATGCGCGCGCAGGCCGAGCGCTTCGGTGCCGAGCTCGTCACCGACGACGTCACCGCGGTCGACCTCAGCGGCGCCGTGAAGACCGTCACCGACGGCTCCGGCACCGTGCACCGCGCCCACGCCGTCGTCCTCGCGATGGGCTCGGCCTACCGCGAGCTCGGCCTGCCCCGCGAGAAGGAGCTGTCGGGCCACGGCGTCTCCTGGTGCGCGACGTGCGACGGGTTCTTCTTCCGCGACCAGGACATCGCCGTCGTCGGCGGCGGCGACTCCGCCGTCGAGGAGGCCACCTTCCTGACCAAGTTCGCCCGCTCGGTGACGATCGTGCACCGCCGCGGCGAGCTGCGCGCCAGCAAGATCATGGCCGAGCGCGCCCACTCGAACGACAAGATCCGCTTCGCGTGGAACTCCGAGGTCGCCGAGATCCACGGCGAGGGCAAGCTGTCGGGCGTCACGCTGCGCGACACCGTCACCGGCGAGACGCGCGAGCTGGCCGTCACCGGCCTCTTCGTCGCCATCGGCCACGACCCGCGCAACGAGCTGCTGACCGCCGAGGCAGCAACGGGCCCGGATGCCGGTGGGCTCGTCGAGCTCGACGACGCGGGCTACGTGCTCGTGCAGGGCCGGTCGACGCGCACCAACGTGCCCGGTGTCTTCGCGTGCGGCGACCTCGTCGACCACACCTACCGCCAGGCCATCACCGCCGCCGGGTCGGGCTGCTCCGCGGCCCTGGACGCCGAGCACTACCTCGCCGCGCTGGCCGACACCGCCACCCCGGAGGCCGCCCAGCAGGAGGCCACCGAGATCGACGAGGCCGACCCCGTCGAGACCCCGGCCGAAGGCAGCCTGCCCACCGAGCCTGTCGGTGCCCGCGCCTAG
- the trxA gene encoding thioredoxin, producing the protein MALKQTTDATFADDVLMSEKPVLVDFWATWCGPCRKVAPILEEIAEQHGDKIEIVKLDTDANQDTAARYGVTSIPTLNVYVKGEVVKTIIGAHPKPKLLRELEDYIG; encoded by the coding sequence ATGGCCCTGAAACAGACCACCGACGCCACCTTCGCCGACGACGTGCTCATGAGCGAGAAGCCCGTGCTCGTCGACTTCTGGGCGACGTGGTGCGGCCCGTGCCGCAAGGTCGCGCCGATCCTCGAGGAGATCGCCGAGCAGCACGGCGACAAGATCGAGATCGTCAAGCTCGACACCGACGCGAACCAGGACACCGCCGCCCGCTACGGCGTGACCTCGATCCCGACGCTCAACGTGTACGTCAAGGGCGAGGTCGTCAAGACCATCATCGGCGCGCACCCCAAGCCCAAGCTGCTGCGCGAGCTCGAGGACTACATCGGCTGA
- a CDS encoding N-acetylmuramoyl-L-alanine amidase: MTPPSAIAIRRGDRGSAVAAVRERLVIVGELDADGSDDVSEDAVLEFDDRVERAVKSFQQRRGLLVDGVVGTATYAALDGARYALGDRVLRHQPGHFLEGDDVATLQGRLVELGFRPGKVDGIHGPLTDEAVRAFQADVGLVGDGTVGPETMRAFQALRRSVRGGSANALREREHIRRSGHSLSGRTIVIDPGHGGDDRGAEGLKGLVEADLSLELARRIEGRLSAHGVNVVFTRTNATTAGTDDDRADFANGVEADLVLSLHSDHSPSGSAHGVATYFYGHDARGATGANGSGGSGAHGARSLIGERFADVLLREVVARTGLTDCRTHARTWTLLRRTRMPAVQLDVGYLDHEGDAGLLSRPETLDRVAEATVVALQRLYLGENDTAQTGVLHLGDLRRHLEALRSGSTGAEVGATG; encoded by the coding sequence GTGACGCCACCGTCTGCCATCGCCATCCGCCGCGGCGACCGCGGTTCTGCCGTCGCCGCCGTGCGTGAGCGCCTCGTCATCGTCGGCGAGCTCGACGCCGACGGCTCCGACGACGTCTCCGAGGACGCCGTCCTCGAGTTCGACGACCGGGTCGAACGCGCGGTCAAGTCGTTCCAGCAGCGACGCGGCCTGCTCGTCGACGGTGTCGTCGGCACCGCGACCTACGCCGCCCTCGACGGCGCGCGCTACGCCCTGGGCGACCGCGTCCTGCGGCACCAGCCCGGTCATTTCCTGGAGGGTGACGACGTCGCCACGCTGCAGGGGCGGCTCGTCGAGCTGGGGTTCCGCCCGGGCAAGGTCGACGGCATCCACGGACCGCTGACCGACGAGGCGGTGCGCGCCTTCCAGGCCGACGTCGGGCTGGTCGGTGACGGCACCGTCGGCCCGGAGACGATGCGCGCGTTCCAGGCCCTGCGCCGCTCGGTGCGCGGTGGCTCGGCCAACGCCCTGCGCGAGCGCGAGCACATCCGCCGCTCGGGCCACAGCCTGAGCGGGCGCACCATCGTCATCGACCCCGGGCACGGCGGCGACGACCGCGGGGCCGAGGGGCTGAAGGGCCTCGTCGAGGCCGACCTCTCGCTCGAGCTGGCCCGCCGCATCGAGGGGCGCCTGTCGGCCCACGGAGTCAACGTCGTCTTCACGCGTACGAACGCCACGACGGCCGGCACCGACGACGACCGGGCCGACTTCGCGAACGGTGTCGAGGCCGACCTCGTGCTGTCGCTGCACTCCGACCACTCCCCGTCGGGGTCGGCGCACGGCGTCGCGACGTACTTCTACGGCCACGACGCCCGCGGCGCGACCGGTGCCAACGGGTCCGGTGGCTCGGGAGCGCACGGCGCGCGCTCGCTCATCGGGGAGCGCTTCGCCGACGTGCTGCTGCGCGAGGTCGTGGCCCGCACCGGCCTGACCGACTGCCGCACCCACGCCCGCACGTGGACCCTGCTGCGCCGCACCCGGATGCCCGCCGTGCAGCTCGACGTCGGCTACCTCGACCACGAGGGCGACGCCGGCCTGCTGTCACGCCCCGAGACGCTCGACCGGGTCGCCGAGGCGACGGTCGTGGCCCTGCAGCGGCTCTACCTCGGCGAGAACGACACCGCGCAGACCGGGGTGCTGCACCTCGGCGACCTGCGCCGACACCTCGAGGCGCTGCGGTCCGGGTCGACCGGGGCCGAGGTCGGCGCGACCGGCTGA
- a CDS encoding N-acetyltransferase, whose protein sequence is MRTLHPLTPDRVGDLLGACSPCAFWQTGPQGDGGHGSDAGQALRAWVEQVGAEWGPPGRVLYVDDAPVGHVVLAPARLVPRLATFATAPSDPAAVVLVTAALGTNGQRRLLMQAAAKEALAHGARSIDVVAARPLAVGRHGCVLEVSGLDRLGFHVERDHPTYPRLRLDLRTVVTIRDEAAAYVASRLARLPGLRPAPETRPDGATRARRRHE, encoded by the coding sequence ATGCGCACGCTGCACCCCCTGACGCCCGACCGCGTCGGCGACCTGCTCGGTGCGTGCTCGCCGTGCGCGTTCTGGCAGACGGGGCCGCAGGGCGACGGCGGTCACGGGTCGGATGCCGGTCAGGCCCTCCGCGCGTGGGTCGAGCAGGTGGGCGCCGAGTGGGGGCCCCCGGGACGGGTGCTCTACGTCGACGACGCCCCGGTCGGGCACGTCGTGCTCGCGCCGGCCCGGCTCGTGCCGCGGCTCGCCACCTTCGCCACCGCGCCGTCCGACCCGGCGGCCGTCGTGCTCGTCACGGCCGCCCTCGGCACGAACGGGCAGCGGCGACTGCTCATGCAGGCCGCGGCCAAGGAGGCGCTCGCCCACGGCGCCCGGTCCATCGACGTCGTCGCGGCCCGGCCGCTGGCCGTCGGGCGGCACGGGTGCGTGCTCGAGGTGTCCGGGCTCGACCGGCTCGGCTTCCACGTCGAGCGTGACCACCCGACCTACCCCCGGCTGCGGCTCGACCTGCGCACCGTCGTCACCATCCGCGATGAGGCGGCGGCCTACGTCGCGTCCCGGCTCGCCCGCCTGCCCGGGCTGCGGCCGGCGCCCGAGACCCGGCCCGACGGAGCGACCCGCGCCCGGCGTCGGCACGAGTAG
- a CDS encoding glutathione S-transferase family protein, which translates to MGDSSGTDTDERQGEQGSYVEESFERDTNYITTRITRDARDGHRVEAGRYRLVVARACPWANRTIIVRRLLGLEDAISMGICGPTHDRRSWTFDLDPGGVDPVLQIPRIQDAYLKRFPDYPRGITVPAFVDTTTGEVVTNDFKQMTVDMETEWREFHREGAPDLYPEHLQDEIESVSKPIYTEVNNGVYRCGFAGTQDAYDSAYERLFTQLDVLEERLRTRRYLVGDHITEADVRLFTTLARFDPVYHGHFKCNRSKLDEMPVLWAYARDLFQTPGFGDTTDFAHIKAHYYVVHRDVNPTGIIPSGPDLSNWATPHGREELGGSPFGDGTPPGPPREVVPADHNPVLALL; encoded by the coding sequence ATGGGCGACAGCAGCGGTACCGACACGGACGAGCGTCAGGGCGAACAGGGCTCGTACGTCGAGGAGAGCTTCGAGCGCGACACGAACTACATCACGACCCGCATCACCCGTGACGCCCGTGACGGCCACCGGGTCGAGGCGGGGCGCTACCGGCTCGTCGTCGCCCGCGCGTGCCCGTGGGCGAACCGCACCATCATCGTGCGTCGGCTGCTCGGGCTCGAGGACGCCATCTCGATGGGGATCTGCGGCCCGACCCACGACAGGCGCAGCTGGACCTTCGACCTCGACCCCGGCGGCGTCGACCCGGTGCTGCAGATCCCCCGCATCCAGGACGCCTACCTCAAGCGGTTCCCCGACTACCCGCGCGGCATCACGGTGCCCGCGTTCGTCGACACGACGACGGGCGAGGTCGTCACCAACGACTTCAAGCAGATGACCGTCGACATGGAGACCGAGTGGCGCGAGTTCCACCGCGAGGGCGCGCCCGACCTCTACCCCGAGCACCTTCAGGACGAGATCGAGAGCGTCAGCAAGCCGATCTACACCGAGGTCAACAACGGCGTGTACCGCTGCGGCTTCGCGGGCACCCAGGACGCCTACGACAGCGCCTACGAGCGGCTCTTCACCCAGCTCGACGTGCTCGAGGAACGCCTGCGCACGCGCCGCTACCTCGTCGGCGACCACATCACCGAGGCCGACGTGCGGCTCTTCACGACCCTCGCGCGCTTCGACCCGGTCTACCACGGCCACTTCAAGTGCAACCGCAGCAAGCTCGACGAGATGCCGGTGCTCTGGGCCTACGCCCGCGACCTCTTCCAGACCCCGGGGTTCGGTGACACGACCGACTTCGCGCACATCAAGGCGCACTACTACGTCGTGCACCGCGACGTGAACCCCACCGGCATCATCCCGTCGGGTCCGGACCTGTCGAACTGGGCCACCCCTCACGGTCGTGAGGAGCTGGGCGGCTCGCCCTTCGGCGACGGCACCCCGCCCGGACCGCCGCGCGAGGTCGTCCCCGCCGACCACAACCCGGTGCTCGCGCTGCTCTGA
- a CDS encoding metallophosphoesterase, whose translation MAASTRRASRTHVVAHLSDTHLLAPGQLLHGRVDTGAQLRQALSRVEQSAEPIDALVVSGDLTDTADPRAYALFREIVDPVVERLGAVLVTTGGNHDERRPLAAALHGLDTDAPQDRVHDVRGLRVVTLDSAVPGYHHGGLDDAQYAWLATVLAEPAEHGTLLVVHHAPIAYRSPTMTLLDFDDVGRLGAAVAGTDVRAVLSGHLHVTSFGTLAGIPVLVAGGVSYADDIAVPPELMMGVDGPQSWNLVEVYPDDVVSTVAPVTDHPTWAVLTDAVREYLAAVPEDERREVFSRKRTG comes from the coding sequence ATGGCTGCGTCCACCCGTCGTGCCTCGCGCACCCACGTCGTCGCCCACCTGAGCGACACCCACCTGCTCGCACCGGGACAGCTGCTGCACGGTCGCGTCGACACGGGCGCCCAGCTGCGACAGGCGCTGTCGCGCGTCGAGCAGTCGGCGGAACCGATCGACGCGCTGGTCGTCTCGGGCGACCTCACCGACACGGCCGACCCCCGCGCCTACGCCCTGTTCCGCGAGATCGTCGACCCCGTCGTCGAACGGCTGGGAGCTGTGCTCGTGACGACCGGCGGCAACCACGACGAGCGCCGCCCGCTCGCGGCGGCGCTGCACGGTCTCGACACCGACGCCCCGCAGGACCGCGTGCACGACGTCCGAGGGCTGCGCGTCGTCACCCTCGACTCCGCGGTGCCGGGCTACCACCACGGGGGCCTCGACGACGCCCAGTACGCCTGGCTCGCAACGGTTCTCGCCGAACCGGCCGAGCACGGCACGCTCCTCGTCGTGCACCACGCGCCCATCGCGTACCGCTCCCCGACCATGACCCTGCTCGACTTCGACGACGTCGGCCGGCTGGGCGCCGCGGTCGCGGGCACCGACGTGCGGGCGGTGCTGAGCGGCCACCTCCACGTGACGAGCTTCGGCACGCTGGCCGGCATCCCGGTGCTGGTCGCCGGTGGGGTCAGCTACGCGGACGACATCGCGGTCCCACCCGAGCTCATGATGGGGGTCGACGGGCCGCAGTCGTGGAACCTCGTCGAGGTCTACCCCGACGACGTCGTCAGCACGGTGGCACCGGTGACCGACCACCCGACGTGGGCCGTCCTCACCGACGCCGTCCGCGAGTACCTGGCCGCCGTCCCCGAGGACGAACGCCGAGAGGTGTTCTCCCGCAAGCGAACCGGCTGA
- a CDS encoding Fpg/Nei family DNA glycosylase — translation MPEGHTIHALAARLNRAFAGLEVQASSPQGRFAFEAARIDGQVLEHARANGKHLFVEYPHETLHIHLGLIGSLPVLPLHGALPPEPRGALRLRLLTEHHVADLRGPIACELVDDERVGRIETALGPDPLDVEADGDRAWQLIRTRRRSVAELLMDQSMVAGVGNVYRCEVLHRHRINPFTLGVELKPASWRLVWDDLVRLLPLGVAFSQILTLDDQVEEAQRMVADGSARPITEGSTGERLGGYFERRFAVYKRTGQACPRCGKTVREQEVAGRRLYWCANCQRRH, via the coding sequence GTGCCTGAGGGTCACACCATCCACGCCCTCGCGGCGAGGCTGAACCGGGCCTTCGCCGGCCTGGAGGTGCAGGCGAGCAGCCCTCAGGGTCGGTTCGCCTTCGAGGCGGCCCGCATCGACGGGCAGGTGCTCGAGCACGCCCGGGCCAACGGCAAGCACCTCTTCGTCGAGTACCCCCACGAGACGCTGCACATCCACCTCGGTCTCATCGGCTCCCTGCCGGTGCTGCCGCTGCACGGGGCGCTGCCACCGGAGCCCCGCGGAGCCCTGCGGCTGCGCCTGCTGACCGAGCACCACGTCGCCGACCTCCGCGGGCCCATCGCGTGCGAGCTCGTCGACGACGAGCGCGTCGGCCGCATCGAGACCGCCCTCGGCCCCGACCCCCTCGACGTCGAGGCGGACGGCGACCGGGCGTGGCAGCTCATCAGGACCCGCCGCCGGTCGGTCGCCGAGCTGCTCATGGACCAGTCGATGGTCGCCGGGGTCGGCAACGTCTATCGGTGCGAGGTGCTGCATCGGCACCGGATCAACCCCTTCACCCTCGGTGTCGAGCTCAAGCCCGCCTCGTGGCGTCTCGTCTGGGACGACCTCGTCCGCCTGCTCCCCCTGGGGGTGGCGTTCTCACAGATCCTCACCCTCGACGACCAGGTCGAGGAGGCGCAGCGGATGGTGGCCGACGGCTCGGCGCGGCCCATCACGGAGGGCTCGACCGGCGAGCGTCTCGGGGGCTACTTCGAGCGTCGCTTCGCCGTGTACAAGCGCACCGGCCAGGCGTGCCCCCGGTGCGGCAAGACGGTGCGCGAGCAGGAGGTGGCCGGTCGGCGCCTCTACTGGTGCGCCAACTGCCAGCGCCGACACTGA
- a CDS encoding ParB/RepB/Spo0J family partition protein, with amino-acid sequence MAEKRRALGRGLGALIPSAPATPGDRPVDVFFRDRSAAPTAPRESTAPEVSPTPDQVGTPGASPAADDLAATRSAVTQSTDDSRTHLTDASNGAASPATSDAADGQRDDIAVSEQSAPAVDESASSGLAPVPGATFAEVDISAIRPNPRQPRTVFDEDQLAELVHSIAEIGVLQPVVVRPATPSTADTDGDDGVRYELIMGERRWRASQEAGLATIPAIIKETHDDDLLRDALLENLHRSQLNPLEEAAAYQQLLDDFGCSHDELAGRLGRSRPQISNTLRLLRLPPLVQRRVAAGVLSAGHARALLGLADAAAMERLAQRIVAEGLSVRTVEEIVTLGDDETPARQRRPRAGARHPQLDDLSAHLADHLETRVAIALGRRKGKITVEFASVEDLERILALMGIDEREREGASDGATIDGHALARP; translated from the coding sequence ATGGCGGAGAAGCGACGAGCCCTGGGCCGCGGTCTGGGAGCACTCATCCCAAGTGCCCCGGCCACGCCGGGTGACCGACCCGTCGACGTCTTCTTTAGGGACCGGTCCGCCGCCCCCACGGCCCCGCGCGAGTCGACCGCTCCCGAGGTGTCGCCCACGCCCGACCAGGTGGGGACGCCCGGAGCCTCGCCGGCGGCCGACGACCTCGCCGCCACCCGATCGGCCGTGACGCAGAGTACAGACGACAGCCGGACCCATCTCACCGACGCGTCGAACGGCGCTGCGAGCCCGGCGACCTCGGACGCCGCCGACGGCCAGCGCGACGACATCGCCGTATCCGAGCAGTCGGCCCCCGCTGTCGACGAGAGCGCCAGCTCAGGTCTGGCCCCCGTCCCCGGTGCGACCTTCGCCGAGGTCGACATCAGTGCCATCCGGCCGAACCCGCGGCAGCCGCGCACCGTCTTCGACGAGGACCAGCTCGCCGAGCTCGTCCACTCCATCGCCGAGATCGGCGTCCTGCAGCCCGTCGTCGTCCGCCCCGCCACGCCGTCCACCGCTGACACCGATGGCGACGACGGCGTCCGGTACGAGCTCATCATGGGTGAGCGTCGGTGGCGCGCCTCACAGGAGGCCGGGCTGGCCACGATCCCGGCCATCATCAAGGAGACCCATGACGACGATCTCCTGCGTGACGCGCTGCTGGAGAACCTGCACCGCAGCCAGCTGAACCCGCTCGAGGAGGCAGCGGCCTACCAGCAGCTGCTCGACGACTTCGGCTGCTCCCACGACGAGCTGGCCGGCCGCCTCGGCCGTTCCCGCCCCCAGATCAGCAACACGCTCCGGCTGCTCCGGCTCCCGCCGCTCGTCCAGCGGCGCGTGGCGGCCGGTGTGCTCAGCGCCGGACACGCCCGTGCCCTGCTCGGCCTCGCCGACGCCGCCGCAATGGAGCGGCTCGCGCAGCGCATCGTCGCCGAAGGGCTGTCCGTGCGCACCGTCGAGGAGATCGTCACGCTCGGCGACGACGAGACGCCCGCCCGTCAGCGTCGCCCCCGAGCCGGTGCGCGCCACCCGCAGCTCGACGACCTCTCGGCCCACCTCGCCGACCACCTCGAGACGCGCGTGGCCATCGCCCTCGGTCGACGCAAGGGCAAGATCACCGTCGAGTTCGCCTCCGTCGAGGACCTCGAGCGCATCCTGGCCCTCATGGGCATCGACGAGCGTGAGCGTGAGGGGGCCTCGGACGGGGCGACCATCGACGGGCACGCCCTCGCGCGGCCGTGA
- a CDS encoding ParA family protein, with product MVTAPETTAVGDARPAAASAVAETAVEPVASSPAEPVPASVDPAAPDDDTSRAAVASVIPPMDGDTPLARELADNARRRIALTGRRFPVPTGPRVLTVSNQKGGVGKTTTTVNIAAAMAQSGLRVLVIDLDPQGNASTALGIEHHAEVPSIYDVLVEGTPLADVVQPCPTVDGLFGAPATIDLAGAEIELVSLVAREMRLGRALQAATRAGLAFDYVFIDCPPSLGLLTVNAMVAASEVFIPIQCEYYALEGLSQLLKNIELIRSHLNPDLHVSTILLTMYDGRTRLSAQVADEVRAHFPAEVLRTTVPRSVRISEAPSFGETVMTYDAASTGALAYLEAASEIADRGAQGGT from the coding sequence ATGGTGACCGCACCGGAGACCACTGCCGTCGGCGATGCGCGTCCCGCCGCAGCGTCCGCGGTCGCGGAGACCGCTGTCGAGCCGGTGGCATCCTCGCCCGCCGAGCCTGTCCCCGCGTCGGTAGACCCGGCGGCGCCCGACGACGACACGTCCCGCGCTGCGGTGGCCTCCGTCATCCCGCCCATGGACGGTGACACCCCGCTCGCCCGCGAGCTCGCGGACAACGCCCGCCGCCGCATCGCGCTCACCGGACGACGCTTCCCCGTGCCCACGGGACCTCGGGTGCTGACGGTCTCGAACCAGAAGGGCGGCGTCGGCAAGACGACGACCACCGTGAACATCGCCGCGGCGATGGCGCAGTCCGGCCTCCGGGTGCTCGTCATCGACCTCGACCCCCAGGGGAACGCGAGCACGGCCCTCGGTATCGAGCACCACGCCGAGGTCCCCTCGATCTACGACGTGCTCGTCGAAGGCACACCACTCGCGGATGTCGTCCAGCCGTGCCCCACGGTGGACGGACTCTTCGGTGCTCCGGCGACCATCGACCTGGCCGGCGCAGAGATCGAGCTCGTGTCCCTCGTGGCGCGCGAGATGCGTCTCGGCCGTGCCCTCCAGGCCGCCACCCGAGCCGGGCTGGCCTTCGACTACGTGTTCATCGACTGCCCGCCCAGCCTCGGCCTGCTCACGGTGAACGCGATGGTGGCCGCGAGCGAGGTCTTCATCCCGATCCAGTGTGAGTACTACGCCCTCGAAGGTCTGTCGCAGCTGCTCAAGAACATCGAGCTCATCCGGTCACACCTCAACCCTGATCTCCACGTGTCGACGATCCTCCTTACCATGTACGACGGCCGCACCCGGCTGTCGGCACAGGTGGCCGACGAGGTGCGCGCCCACTTTCCGGCCGAGGTGCTGCGCACCACAGTCCCGAGGTCGGTGCGCATCAGTGAGGCACCGAGCTTTGGCGAGACGGTCATGACGTACGACGCCGCGAGCACGGGAGCTTTGGCCTACCTCGAGGCCGCGAGCGAAATCGCCGACCGTGGGGCGCAGGGCGGCACGTGA